DNA from Microbacterium sp. SORGH_AS_0969:
CAGCGCGACGCGATGATCGCCCTGTCGCGGCCCCACCCGGATGACCCCGGTCCACACGCGCCCCCGGGATTCCGCCATCCCTCCAGCCTACGCGCCCCCCATAGGGCGCTCGGATCCGCCTCCGCGGCGGGCTGGGCGAAACTCCTGAGATAACGGGGCTGTGGCACCTCGGGGCGCCGTGGCACGCCCAGCGCTCCCGAATGCTCAGGAGTTTGGCCCGGGCGCGGTGCGGCCATCCCGCCCCGCGTCGTCAAGTCCCTGGCATCCGGTCGCCGATCTGATGGGGTGGAGGAATGGACACCGAGCGAGAGAAGCGCCCCATCGAACCCGGTCCCGAGCCCGACACGTCGACCGCGGCCGAGGCCGACAGGTCGGACCCGTCGCTCGAGGAGGACGACCAGCCCACCGAGTGAGCGTCGTTCGACGTCGAGGAGACCCGGGATGCCGCGGCCTCGGGTTCCGTAGGGTGGAAAACCCCGACCCCGGGATTCCCGACCCCGCCCGAGGAGAGACGTGTTCCGCACGCCCCTGACCCTGTTCCGCACGCTCGCGATCGCCGAGGCGATCTCGTGGACCCTCTTGATCGGCGGGCTCATCCTGCGGGCCACCGCCGACCTCCCGATCGCGGTGAGCATCGGCGGCGGCATCCACGGGTTCGTGTTCCTCGCCTACGGCGCGACGGCGGTGCTCGTGGCGCTGAACCAGCGATGGGGATTCGTCCCGGCGGCCGTGGCGATCGTCAGCGCGGTGATCCCGTACGCGACGATCCCGACCGAGGTGTGGCTGCAGCGGTCGGGGCGCCTCCGCGGCGCGTGGCGTCTCGACGACAGCGGCGACCCGCGCGACAGGCGTCCGATCGACCGTTCGCTGCGGTTCTTCCTGCGCCGGCCGTGGGTGCTCGGGCTCGTCCTCGTCGCCGTCGTCGCGCTCGTCTTCGTCGTGCTGCTCATCGTCGGCCCTCCCGGTGGCAAGGGCTGAGACCCGCCTCAGCGCACCCCGATGCGCGCGGGAGCCGACGAGAGCGAGCAGGCCGCCACGGCCGTCTCGACGGTTCCCGAGATCGTCACGACCGCGAGACCGGTGCCGACGTACGTCACCATCCCCTCGCTCGCGGGCGTCGAGCCCGTCGGCCCCGAGAAGCGGTGCACCGTGGTTCCCGCCCGTCCCGAGACCGACACAGTCAGGTCCACGCCGTCGATCGGACCGGTCCCCGAAGACGCTCTCCACGTGACCGCCGCGACACCCCGGCCCCAGCTCATCGCCGTCAGGGTGAGCGCGCCGCACTCCTCGCCACCGACCGCTTCGGTGCGCAGTGCGACCCCCGGCGGGGTGGTGTTGGCTGCGCACACGGCGATGCCGTGACGGCGCGCGTACTCGCGGCCGCTCGCGTCCACCCGTGAGCAGTCGGCGAACAGGGGGGTCGTGACGGTGGTCCCGAGAGGATCGGTGTAGGCCGCCACAGCCGCCGTCGTGGGGATGCCGGTGACGAGGACCGCCAGGGCGGCGACGGCGATCGGCACCCCGATGATGCGACGTCGCATGGCGCCTCCTCGCGCTGATGACGAGAATCTACGCCGTCCGGGTCGACACCGTCACCGTGAATTTGCGATCGCGGGCGACCTGCCGGGTCGGCCCGACGAGACGCTCGAGGGCGGGCCGGTACTGCAGCGCGGAGTTCCACACCGTCCAGAGTTCGCCGCCCGGCCGGAGCACGCGCGCCGCCTCGGCGAACATGCGCGGGGCGATGCCCTCGGTGACCGCCGCCCCCGAGTGGAAGGGCGGGTTGAGCGCGATGAACGACGCACTGTCGTCGGGCCGGCCTCGCAGCATGTCGTCGCGCACCACCGTGACCCGGTCGGCGACGCCGTTGGCCTCGGCCGTCGCGCGCGCCGACTCGACCGCGATCGCGGACTGGTCGCACGCGAGAACCCGGAGGGAGGGATGCCGTGTCGCCAGGGTCGCGGCGACGATGCCGGTGCCGCACGCGAGGTCGATCGCCTCCGCGTCGCGCGGCTCGGGGAGGTGGGCCAGGAGAAGCCGGGTGCCGATGTCGAGCGACGCCCCGGCGAACGCGCCGCCGAACGCGCGGATCTCGAGTCCGTCGATCCGCGCCCTCTCCGGTTCGGGGTCGGCGCCGTCGTGCGGCCCGCGGGCGATGAGGACGCGCGACTTCTGCCGGGCGTGCGAGACGTCGACCCGCTCGAACCGTTTGCGGAGCACGTCGTTCATCGTCAGGGTCATGTGCTTCAGCCGCCCGCCCGCGAAGACGACCACGTCCGGGTGGGCGTATCGGGCGATGAGCCCTGTGATGTCGTGCAGCTCACGCAGCGCCCGCGGCAGACGCAGCAGCACGACGCGCGCGTTCTCGAGGAGGGCGGCATCCCGGGCGTGCGAGGTGAACGATCCGGTGAGCTGCGTCGTCTCGGCGTTCGCCGCGAGGGCCTGTTCGCCGGTGAGCTCGTCCTGATGTACCCGGATGCCGCGCGCTCCGGCAGCGGCCGAGGCCAGGGTGAGTGCCCCGTAGGCGTCGCCGATCACGACGAGCTGTCCGTCCGCGAGACCCGCACGGGCCTCGGCGGACTCGTCGAGGATCAGCCGGTCGGCCGCGTCCACGGCGAGCAGGTCGGGTGCCTCGAGATCGGGCCAGCGGCGGAGGGCATCGAGTGAGAACGGCACTCGGACACGGTACCCGGCGCGCGACCTCGCCGACGGTGGGCCGGGCCGGTTGCGAGACGTCAGGACCGGCGGTTCGCGGCGGCCGCGGCGGCGGCCAGGTCGGCGAGTACCGGCGGCACATCGTCCTGCGGGACGACCGCCTGGATGAGCGTCAGCCCCTCCGATCGCCGCGCCGCGGCGAGTGCGTCGCTGAGAGCCCCGACGGTGTCGACGCGCACACCGACGTTCGTACCGGCGGGATCCATCGCGCCGAGGAGCGCGGTCCAATCCCACGTCGCGATGTCGTTGTACTCCTCGTGCAGGCCGTGGATCACGCGCTCGACCGTGTAGCCGCCATTGTCGACCACGACGATGACCGCCGGCACGCCGTGGCGCACGAGCGTACCGAGCTCGGCGCTCGTGAGCTGGGCGGCGCCGTCGCCGATCAGCAGCACCGGGCGCCGCTCGGGTCGGGCGAGCGCGGCACCGAGGATCGCCGGCAGCGTGAAACCGATCGCGGCCCACAGCGGCTGACCACCGAACACGACGCCGTGGGGCAGGCGTTCTCCGGCCATGCCGTAGAACGACGTGCCCTGGTCGGCGAGCACGGTGTCGCCGTCGCGGAGGAAGGCGGCCACCTCGTGCCACAGCGCCGACTGCGACAGCGCGTCACCCGCTTCGGCGGCCGGTCGCGGAGCGACGGGCGGGGCTCCCGCATCGACCGCGAAGCGACCGGGGAGCGCGGCGAGTTCGTCGGCGACGGCGTCGAGGGCGTCCCGCATCGCGAGCGGGCGGAAGTCGTCGTCGCCGATGCGCGCGTGCTCGCCGCGGATCTCGATCGTGCGCGCCGGGTCGATGTGCTGCGAGAAGAACCCGCTCGTCAGATCGGTGAACTGCACGCCCGCCATGACGAGCACGTCGGCTTCTTCGATGCCCGCGCGGACGGCGGGAGCACTCGCCGCACCGAGGTAGGGACCGAGATACCCGGATGCCGACTCGTCGACGACGCGGCGGCCCCACAGCAACGAGGCGTGCGGCACTCCGCTCTCGAGGACGCGGTGCAGGTGGTCTTCGGCGTCGAGGCGCGCGACGAGGATGTCGGCGAGGACGGCGGCGGAGTCGGCCACGGCCAGTCGAGCGGCGACCGCATCGCGGAACCGGGTGAGCACCGCGGGGTCGGTGACGGTGTCGGGGGAGGGGAGCGGCTCGGACGGAGGGTCGACGGGCGTCTCGCCGATGTCAGCGGGGATCAGCAGATATCCCGGTAGGCGCCGATGGCGCACCTCGGTGACGAGGCGGTCGATCTGGGCCGTGGCATCCGTCGCGGTGAGCGCTTCTTGAGCGGCGGTGACCTCGGCGGTCATGCGGGCGAAGTGGCCGAAGTCGCCGTCGCCGAGGGAGTGGTGGCTCGCCCGCCCCGCTGCCTGCACCGCGGTGGTGGGAGCGCCGACGACGTGCAGGACGGGGACATGCTCGGCGTAACTGCCGGCGACCGCACTGATGGCCGAGAGCTCGCCGACGCCGAAGGTCGTGCTGAGGGCGCCGAGGCCGTGGAGGCGCGCATAGCCGTCGGCGGCGTAGCCCGCGCCGAGCTCGTTCGCGCACCCGACCCATTCGATGAGCGGATGGCGCTCGACGTGATCGAGGAAGGCGAGCGTGAAATCACCGGGAACGCCGAAGAAGTGCCGTACTCCCGATTCGGCCAGTCGATCGAGGAGGTAGTCGGCCACGGTATAGGTCGTCATGGCCGATGCTCCCGGTTTACCGCGTGCCGAAGTGGAAGGGCAGCGCCAACGATGCCGAGACCAGGATGATGCCGAGGGCGAAGAACAGCGCGGGGGCCGCGAGCGAGAACGAGAGGCCGGTGAGCAGCATGCCCCCGACGAACAGGATGAGCGAGACGATGAACATGAGGATCCCTTCGGTCGCTCCAGGCTACCGTGCCGGGTCGGCGGGTCGTGCCTCGGGCTCGACCGCGTCGCGGGACGGTTTCTCGCCGAGCGCGGCGTGCGCCCAGAGCGTGCTCCCCGCCACGGCCGCCGGCATGATCGCGACCGCGCCGAGCGGGACGAGGAAGCAGATCTGGGTCGCGACGCCGAACCCGAGGGCCTTCGCGCGGTGCTCGCGAAGGAGGGTGCGTCGCGCCCGGCGGTCGAGGCCACGGGCCGAGAGCGCGCGGGAGGTGAGTTCGTCGGCGAGGAGCCAGCCGGTCAGCAGGAGGCCGACGACACCCCCGAGCACCCCTCCGACGAGGGGGATGAGCCCGAGCAGCCACGCGAGAAGTGCGACCAGGATGCCACGGAGCACCAGCCGCGCGCTGTCGCCCACTCCCCGCCAGAAGCCGTACTCGACGTTCGGCACCGCGCCGAGGGCGGAGCGCTCGGTCGCGCGCCAGATCCGGTCGTAGATCGGCTCGCCGACCGTCAACGTCACGGCGGTGAACGAGACCGCGAAGAGGAACAGCACCGCACCGAACGACGCGACCCCGATTGCCACGCGGAGGGCGGCGGCCCAGAACGGTTCCCATCCGTCGGCGAACGGCGTCCAGTCGTCGACGAGGCTCGGAAGCCAGAAGCCCCACCCCACGAGCGCGGCGCCGAACGCCAGACCGACGACGGCACCCGGGATGAGCCCCAGTGCCATCGCGCCCGGCGTGCGTCGCCACTGGCCGAGACCACGGAGCAGGAGGCCGGCGCCGGCGAGGAAGTCGCGCATGGCGACGAGTCTGGCAGACGCCTCCGACACGGGTCGGATGCGCCGACGGTCGGGGTGGGCGGGTATCCGCGGCCCCGGCCTGGTCATGTCGGTGGCCGGTGCCAGGATGTGGGCATGCGGATCCGCACGACGTCGACCCAGCGCACCTACCGATACGTGCGGTTGTCGATCGTGGCGGCGACCCTCGTTCTGGCGCTGTCCGTGGGGCTCGAGGTCGCGAGTGCGGGTGTGCTTTCCTCGATCAGCGCCGCGTTCTACACGCCGGCGGGCGATCTCTTCGTGGGGAGCCTGTGCGCGATCGCGCTGGCGCTCCTCGTCCTCTCCGGGCGCAGCATCGAGCAGGGACTCCTCGACGTGGCGGCGGTGTTCGCTCTCGTCGTCGCGCTGGTGCCCACGCCGATCTCCGACGCTTCCTGCGAGGGCGCCGCGGTGTGCGTGCCGGGTGCGGCGGTCGCCGGAGTGATCAACAACGGCGTGTCGGTGGCATCCCTCTCCGTCGTCGTCCTGATCTTCGCCGCGGTCCTCGCTCGCACGCAGGGGTCCGCGGGGTGGGGGACTGTCGTGACGCTGGTCGGGATCGCGCTGATCGTCGTCGGATTCGTGTCGTGGGCTCTCGCCGACTTCCCGACGTTCCTCCGCGGTGCGCACAACGTCGCGGCCGTCGGGTTCTTCTCGGTGATCGGTGTGGTCGCCGCCGTGTCGGCGTGGCGGCCCCAACGCGCCGCGCGTCGCTTCCGGGTGCTGTACGCCGTGGTCGCGGTCGGCATCCTGGGGGTGCTGATCGCCCTGGTCGCGGTGCTGGTCGCCGGAAGAGCGGCGACGGCGACCGTGGGGGGTGTGCCGGCGATCTTCCTCGGGGAGTCTGTCGTGGTGGTCCTGTTCGCGGTGTTCTGGCTCGTGCAGACGGTCGAACTCTGGGACGCCACCGATCCCGCGCTGCGCGCGTGAGATTGCCGGGAATAACCTCGGAACCACGTCGTTGAAGTTGATACATGGCCGCTCAAGTCTCAAACTTGAGTGAGCTTGACTCATGTATCACAGGAGACATTCGTGCCCGAAGACTTCACCCCCGACGCCGGGGACAACGGTGCCCAGTCGTTCGACGAGTTCCTCGCCCGCTACCTCGCGGGGGAGCGCGCCCGCGCCGAACGGTCCATCGACCTCAGCAGGTTCCTGAGCGCCCGCACGCAAGAGGCGTTGCAGGCGGCGGGCCGGTACGCACTCGGTCGGGGCCAGCGCGAGCTCGACGCCCTTCACGTGCTCCACGTCCTCGTGGGGCAGTCGCCCGCGCGCGAGGCCGTGTCGCGCCTCGGCGCCGACCCGGTCGCGATCGCCCGCGCCGCCGAGAGCCGCCTCCCGGCGGCCGGTCCCGCTGCCGACGTCGACGGGGCCGTCGTCGCCGGTTCCGTCCAGCGCGCGCTGTTCCACGCCTTCCAGGTCGCGCGGGCCGCAGGATCCACCTACGTCGACCCCGACCACCTCTTCTTCGCGCTCGTGCTGGCGCAGGACGCGCCCGCCGGGCAGATCCTCGCGCAGGCCGGTGTCACGGCCGAGGCCCTGACCCAGGGCGTGCGCGAGACCGTCGTGGGCGGCGAGCCGAGTTCCGCGCCCGAGCAGACGGCATCCACGACCCCGTATCTCGACCGCTTCGGCACCGACCTGACCGCCCTCGCGACGGCGGGCGAGCTCGACCCGGTCATCGGCCGGTCCGACGAGATCGAGCAGACGATCGAGATCCTCAGCCGCCGGACGAAGAACAACCCGGTCCTGATCGGCGAGGCCGGCGTCGGAAAGACCGCGATCGTCGAGGGACTGGCTCGTGCGATCGTCGCCGATGAGGTTCCCGAACAGCTCCGCGGCACCCGCGTGGTCTCGATCGACCTCGCGGCGATGCTCGCGGGCGCACGTTATCGCGGCGACTTCGAGGAGCGCCTCACCCAGACGATGGAGGAGATCGCGGCATCCGAGAAGCTCGTCGTCTTCATCGACGAGGTGCACACCCTCGTCGGTGCGGGCGGCAGCGGCGACGGATCGATGGACGCGGGCAACATCCTCAAGCCGCGTCTCGCGCGCGGCGACGTGCGTCTCATCGGCGCGACCACGCTGCGTGAGTACCGCACGATCGAGAAGGACCCCGCTCTCGAGCGGCGTCTGCAGCCGGTGCGCGTGGGCGAGCCTTCGCTGACGGATGCCGTGGAGATCCTCCGCGGTCTGCGTTCGGCGTACGAGGAGCACCACGCCGTCACCTACACCGACGACGCGCTGCGCGCCGCCGTCGAGCTGAGCGACCGGTACCTTCCCGACCGCGTGCTCCCTGACAAGGCGATCGACCTCATCGACCAGGCCGGAGCGCGCCTGCGTCTGAAGCTCGGGGTCTCGGTCGACACCTCGTCGCTGTTGGAGCGGCTCGCCACTCTCGAGGCGGAGAAGAACGCCGCCGTCTCAGCCGAGCACTACGAGGAGGCCTCGCGCCTGCGCGACGAGATGGCCGCCGTGCAGGCCCGGCTCGACGACGCGACGCGTGGCCCCCGGGTCGCGGCCGTGGTGGACGAGCCCGAGATCGCCGCGGTGATCAGCCGGTCCACCGGCATCCCGGTCGCCCGACTGACGGCGACTGAACGCGGACGCCTTTCGCAGCTCGAGAACGAGTTGCACGCCCGGGTCATCGGGCAGGACGACGCCGTCACCGCGGTCGCCAAGGCCGTGCGCCGCAACCGCACGGGCATGGGAGACGAGAACCGTCCCGTCGGTTCGTTCCTCTTCCTCGGCCCCACGGGCGTCGGCAAGACCGAGCTCGCGAAGGCCCTCGCGGGGTCGCTCTTCGACGACGACGGTGCCGTGATCCGCTTCGACATGAGCGAGTTCGGCGAGCGCCACACCGTGTCGCGCCTCGTCGGTGCCCCTCCCGGATACGTCGGCTACGACGAGGCGGGTCAACTCACCGAGCGCGTCCGACGCAACCCTTACGCGGTCGTGCTGTTCGACGAGATCGAGAAGGCGCACCCCGACGTGTTCACTCTGCTGCTGCAGGTGCTCGACGACGGACGCCTGACCGACGGCCAGGGACGCACGGTCGACTTCCGCAACACGGTGATCGTGATGACCTCGAACCTGGGCGCCGAGATCCTGGCATCCCGTTCCGGCGCGATCGGCTTCGCGACGCGCGAGTTCGCCGCCGAGGACGTGCGCGACCGCGTCATGGGCAAGCTGCGCGAGGCGATGCGGCCCGAGTTCCTCAACCGGATCGACGACATCGTCCTGTTCCAGAAGCTCGAGAAGGCGCAGCTGCGCGAGATCGTGCGGCTGCTGCTGGGCGCGTCCGCGCGGCGACTCGCTTCGCGCGACGTGGCTCTGGAGGTCACCGACGCGGCCGTCGACCGCCTCGCCGAGGTCGGGTACGAGCCCGAGTACGGCGCACGGCCGCTGCGCCGCCTCATCCAGCGCGAGGTCGACGACCGCATCGCCGACCTGTTCGTGTCGGGCGAGCTGAACGACGGGGGAGCGGTGACGGTGGATGCCGACGCCTCGGGCTTCGTCGTCCGCGCGGCGTCCGCGGCTCTCGCGGCGTAGGGCCGTCGGGCTCCAGGCCCTCGGAACCTTCGGGTTCCGGGGGCCTTTCGCGTGTTCGGGGATCTCCGCGGGACGTCACGGGGTGGTCGGGGGTGGGCGGCCTTGGGGCCGGGGCCGTGGGGCCGGGGTGGGCCGTGCCGTCGCGCGGAGTTCGGGGGCGACACGCCGGTGGGGGTGGGCCGGTGGCGGAGTGTTGCCGGTGATCTCCGCCGGAGGGTACGGGGCTGCCCGTGAGCGGACGGCCGGCGGGCCGGTACGGGCTGGGCCGTCCTGCGGAGTTCGTCCGGCTTCGGGGCCGGCGTGGGGCCGTGCCGTCGCGCGGAGTTCGGGGGCGACACGCCGGTGGGGCTGGGTCGGTGTGGGCGTGTTGCCGGTGATCTCCGCCGGACGGTACGCGGTAGCCCGTGGGCCCCCAGCAGATCGGCCCACCGGATGCCACGACCCTCGCCCGATGTCGGAGGTTCGGGGCAGAGTAGAGGGATGAGTCGTATCGGCACGATCTTCAGCCCCTACCCCCACCCGCCCGAGCAGCTGCGCGACGCCGCGCGCGCGGCGGAAGACGCCGGCATCGAGGAGCTGTGGCTGTGGGAAGACTGCTTCCGCTCCTCCGCTTGGGCCGCCGCAGCCGCCGCCCTGGCCGTCACCGATCACCTGCGCATCGGCGTCGGGATCGCGCCGTTGCCCCTCCGCAACGTCGCCGCCTCGGCGATGGAGGTCGCGACGATCGAGCGCATGTTCCCCGGGCGGCTCCTCCCCGGTTTCGGACACGGCGTACAGGACTGGATGCGTCAGGTCGGGGCGAAGGCCGCCTCGCCGCTCACGCTCATGCACGAGCAGCTCCCCGCCCTCCGCTCGTTGCTCGCGGGCGACACGGTCAGCGCCGAGGGGAGGTACGTCCGACTGCGCGAGGTCGCCCTCGACTGGCCGCCCGCCGAGGCTCCGCTCGTCTACGCGGCGGCCGAGGGGCCGAAGACGCTGGCTCTCGCCGGTGCCGTCGCCGACGGTGTCATCCTCGACAGCCGGCACACGGTCGACGAGATCGCCGAGGCCGTCGGCGTGGTGCGGGCGGGGCGAGCGGATGCCGGTCGCGACGGCCGCACCGACGTCGTCGCCTACGTGCTCACGGCCTTCGGTCCCGACGCCCGCGAAAGGGCAATCGCCGCGGCGGGTGACCGACCCGATGCCGGGGATCGGGTGCTCGCCGGTTCGGTGTCGGAGGTCGCCGACGGCGTCGCCCGGTTCCAGGCCGCGGGTGTCGACGATGTCGTGCTGCTCCCGACGGATGACGTCGACCTCGCGGCCTTCTACGCCGCGGTCGGTCAGGTGGCGATCGCTGTCCCGAACGCCGGAGGGGTGTCATGACCCGCGGTGTCGTCTCGCTCGGACTCGCGGGAGCGCTCGGCCCCGACGCCATCGCGCGCATCGCCCCCGAGGTCGAGAGAGCCGGGTTCCACGCGCTCTGGATCAACGACACCCCCGACGGCGACGCTCTTGCCGCGCTCGCCGCGGCGGCGACGGTGACGGACCGTCTGCACCTCGCCACGGGAGTCGTGCCCGTCGACCGTCGACCCGGTGATGAGATCGCCGCGGAGGTGGCATCCCTCGGTCTTCCCCTCGACCGGTTGACGCTGGGCATCGGGTCCGGCGTGGCGAAAGAGGGGGCACTGGCACGCGTCAGAGACGCGATCGAGGTGCTGCACGGCGCGGGCATGCCGCGTGTGCTCGTCGGCGCGCTCGGCCCGAAAATGCGCCGCACCGGCGTCGAGCGGGCCGAGGGGGTGCTTCTCAACTGGGTGCCGCCGGTCGAGGCACGCGCGCAGACCGAGGTCCTTCACGAGGTCGCACCGGCCGCCCATGTCGCCGTTTACGTGAGAACGGCGATCGTTCCCGGCGCCCGAGCACGCCTCGCCGCCGAGACCGAGCGATACGCGTCGTTCCCGAACTACGCCGCGAATTTCGCGCGGATGGGGGTGGATGCCGCCGACACGACGATCCGCGACGTCACCGAGCTGAGCGGTGCACTCGAGGCGTACACCGCGGTGACCGACGAGGTCGTGCTCCGCGCGATCGTGCCGGAAGACACGGTGGAGGCCTACGTCGATTTCGTGCGGCGGACGGCACCTTCGCCGAGCTGACGGGAGGGGGCGCCGCCGATCCGTCTTCGCGCGGGCCGACGGCGACAGTCGTCGCACGGTTCTCGCGCCGGCCGATCCGTGCCTGTCGGCGTGCCACGGCGGTGGCTGCGGGACCCCGCGCGGATGTTCGCCGCGCCGCGCGCCGTAGCATGGGCCCATGCGGCGACTTCCGGTGACCCTCGTGACGATCGCGGCCACTGCGGCGCTGCTCTCCGCCTGCACCGGTGCGCCGGCGGCCGGGGACGCTCCCACAGGCAACGCCGCGGCGGCCTCGGTCGGCCCACCGCCCGCCACGGAGTCGAACCTCGGTTCGGAGCCCACGCCGACGCCCGCGTCCACACCGGACGCCGCCTCGATCGCCCAAGCCGATGCGTGGCTCGGCGCGATCGCACTGCCCGCGGGGGCGGTGCGCACGGACGACAACACCCGGTTGTACACGTCGTTCGCCGGATGGATCTGCGCCCCCATCGCGGGGCGTCACGGGGAATGGCTCGTCCCGAACACCGGTGTGGACGAGACGATCGAATGGATTCGCGATAACCCGCCCGCCGGTCTCAAGGCCACGACCGGGGGCGGCTCATTCGGCGACGCCCCGCCGCCGACCTCCGCCACCGTCGCCTTCACCCCGGAAGACCTCTCCCAGCAGGGCGTCCTCTTCCGGGTGGATCGGAGAGGTTCCAGCGTCGCGGTGCAAGCCGACGTCGTCGCGCTCGGCTCGACCTCGGTGTGCCCGACGCCCGATCCCGGCACCAGCTTCGGTCTTCCCGGTCAGGGCTGATCCGGCGCGGGTGAGACTTCGATTCAGCAGCGTGGGCCCACGCGGTCGCACTCGTCGAGCGCGAACTGCCGGGGAGGAAGGACTTCTCGCACCGTCCTGACGCAGGGGCTACCGGACCATCCTCAGGGTTCGGGGGATCGGCCCGAACGTCGATACGGCGCCGTCGGGGCGGAACCCGTTGCGTCGGTAGAACGCCTCAGCACGCGGATTGTCCGCCGCGACCCAGAGCGATGCGTGCCGGTCTGCGATCACAGCGTCGAGCAGCGCCTGCCCGGCACCATTGCCGTGCGCCGACGAGAGGACGTAGAGCGCCGTCACTTCCTCGGGACGCACGGCCTCGGGCTCGGGCGTCCGTTGCGCGGCGGCGAAGCCGATGATCTCGCCGTCGGCCACCGCGACCATCGGGGGTGTGGCGGTGTCTTCGAGGGCAGTCGTCCACATCTCGATCCGACGCTCGACGGCGAACCAGGGGTTCGTTTCGGGGTCGTCGACGAACTTGCCATAGGTCTCGCGCCAGGACCTCGCGTGCACGCGGGCGATGGCCGTGGCATCCTCAGGGGTGGCCGGACGGATGACGACGACCTCCGGCCCCACCCCGGCGTCCGCGATCACTCGATCGATCCAGTCCCTGCGGGGGAGCGCGGCGATCTCGCCGCGCGCGAACCACCCCACCTCGAGAAGCTCGTCCTGGTCGGCGACGGCCGCGCTCAGCAGCTCGCAGTCGTAGGCGGTGGTCACGTATCCGACCTGATCGCCGTTCGGGTAGGTGACCATCATGGGTTCCCCACCATAAACGCCGACGATCGCGCGGATGCGCACGGCGGCTCCGGTTTCTTCGCCGACCTCGCGGTGCAGGGCCTCGGCCGGCTCTTCGCCGGGTTCCACCGCTCCGCCCATCAGGCTCCACAGCCCGGAGTGACGGTGGCGGGCCAGGAGGAACCGATCCCGGTCCCGGATCACCGCGGTCACTCCCGGCAGGAGCAGTAGGTCGGTTCCGATGCGCGAGCGGATCGAGGCGATGTAGTCCGAGACGGGCATGCGGCGAGTTTAGGGAACGCGACGCACGCCGCACGCCGACAACGCTCGCGCGACCGGCCCTCGACCGCGTCGTGAGTGAAAGACTGACCGGATGCCACGCCCCCGAGGTCTCACCATCCGCTCCGTCGCGCGCGGCGGCCTGGCCCTGCTCCTGGTCGGCGCCGGCGTCAGCCACCTGACGTGGGGTCGTCGCGGCTACCGCATCGTCGTGCCCGGCTGGGCGACGAGAATGCTCCACACCGACAAGGACGCCATCGTCGTGGCATCCGGAGCGGCCGAAGTGCTCCTCGGCACCGCGCTCATCGCGCTCCCGCGAGAACGCGGACGAGTCGGCGCGGCGATCGCCGCGTTCTTCGTCGCGGTGTTCCCCGGCAACGTGCACCAGTGGCGCACGGGTCGATCGGCACCCGGCCTGAACACCGATCGCGCGCGGTTCGTCCGGCTCTTCCTGCAGGTCCCGCTCGTGGCGTGGGCCTGGTGGGCGACGCGTCGGCGCTGACGTCGCGCCGAGTTCCGCTCTCGCCGCGGGACGCTCCGCGCCCCGCCCCGCCGCCCTCCACCCGCAACGGCGACCGCAGACG
Protein-coding regions in this window:
- a CDS encoding LLM class flavin-dependent oxidoreductase, whose product is MSRIGTIFSPYPHPPEQLRDAARAAEDAGIEELWLWEDCFRSSAWAAAAAALAVTDHLRIGVGIAPLPLRNVAASAMEVATIERMFPGRLLPGFGHGVQDWMRQVGAKAASPLTLMHEQLPALRSLLAGDTVSAEGRYVRLREVALDWPPAEAPLVYAAAEGPKTLALAGAVADGVILDSRHTVDEIAEAVGVVRAGRADAGRDGRTDVVAYVLTAFGPDARERAIAAAGDRPDAGDRVLAGSVSEVADGVARFQAAGVDDVVLLPTDDVDLAAFYAAVGQVAIAVPNAGGVS
- a CDS encoding LLM class flavin-dependent oxidoreductase; the protein is MTRGVVSLGLAGALGPDAIARIAPEVERAGFHALWINDTPDGDALAALAAAATVTDRLHLATGVVPVDRRPGDEIAAEVASLGLPLDRLTLGIGSGVAKEGALARVRDAIEVLHGAGMPRVLVGALGPKMRRTGVERAEGVLLNWVPPVEARAQTEVLHEVAPAAHVAVYVRTAIVPGARARLAAETERYASFPNYAANFARMGVDAADTTIRDVTELSGALEAYTAVTDEVVLRAIVPEDTVEAYVDFVRRTAPSPS
- a CDS encoding GNAT family N-acetyltransferase; this translates as MPVSDYIASIRSRIGTDLLLLPGVTAVIRDRDRFLLARHRHSGLWSLMGGAVEPGEEPAEALHREVGEETGAAVRIRAIVGVYGGEPMMVTYPNGDQVGYVTTAYDCELLSAAVADQDELLEVGWFARGEIAALPRRDWIDRVIADAGVGPEVVVIRPATPEDATAIARVHARSWRETYGKFVDDPETNPWFAVERRIEMWTTALEDTATPPMVAVADGEIIGFAAAQRTPEPEAVRPEEVTALYVLSSAHGNGAGQALLDAVIADRHASLWVAADNPRAEAFYRRNGFRPDGAVSTFGPIPRTLRMVR